One window from the genome of Salmo salar chromosome ssa25, Ssal_v3.1, whole genome shotgun sequence encodes:
- the LOC106586420 gene encoding sterol 26-hydroxylase, mitochondrial isoform X2: protein MPHWRSYRELRNHAYGPLTEMGAQWQRIRSILNPRMLKPKHVSAYTNAINDVVTDFIDKVAWLRETKGEGVMVNDLAGELYKFAFEGICSVLFETRMGCLNEEVPEETQKFIVSVGEMFRLSPIIVLFPKSTWPYLPFWKHFVAVWDHLFKVAEEQVRQKMEEIQERVRLGQPVQGEYLTHLLVSEQMSVTEILGSITELLLAGVDTTSNTISWSLYHMALEPEIQEKLYQEVISVCPGDKVPTSDDIARMPWLKTVVRETLRMYPVVPGNARINVENEIVVGDHLFPKNTLFHLCHYAVSYDQTVFPEPHAFLPERWLRGGRGEDKKNQHPFGSVPFGFGVRACLGRRVAELEMYLILSRLIKHYEIRADPAGATVKPITRTLLVPATPINLQFINRTVQ from the exons ATGCCCCACTGGAGGAGTTACCGCGAGCTGAGGAACCACGCCTATGGGCCCCTCACAGA GATGGGTGCTCAGTGGCAGCGGATCAGGAGTATCCTGAACCCGCGGATGCTGAAGCCCAAGCATGTCTCAGCCTACACCAACGCCATCAATGACGTGGTTACAGACTTCATAGACAAGGTGGCATGGCTCAGGGAGACCAAGGGAGAAGGGGTCATGGTGAACGACCTGGCTGGAGAACTCTACAAGTTCGCCTTTGAAG GGATCTGTTCTGTGCTGTTTGAGACCCGTATGGGCTGTCTGAATGAGGAGGTTCCTGAAGAGACCCAGAAGTTCATTGTTTCAGTAGGAGAGATGTTTCGCCTCTCCCCCATCATCGTTCTCTTCCCCAAGTCCACCTGGCCATACCTCCCCTTCTGGAAACATTTTGTGGCTGTCTGGGATCACCTCTTCAAAGTTG CAGAGGAGCAGGTGCGTCAGAAGATGGAGGAGATCCAGGAGAGGGTGCGCCTGGGCCAGCCGGTGCAGGGAGAGTACCTCACACACCTCCTTGTCAGCGAACAGATGTCTGTCACTGAGATACTGGGCTCCATCACTGAGCTACTGCTGGCTGGGGTcgacacg ACGTCCAACACCATCTCGTGGTCTCTGTACCACATGGCCCTGGAGCCAGAGATCCAGGAGAAGCTGTACCAGGAAGTGATCAGTGTCTGCCCGGGGGACAAGGTGCCTACCAGTGATGACATTGCCAGAATGCCCTGGCTTAAGACAGTTGTCAGGGAGACACTACG GATGTACCCAGTAGTACCAGGAAATGCCCGCATCAATGTGGAAAATGAGATAGTTGTGGGGGACCACCTCTTCCCCAAAAAT ACCCTGTTCCACCTGTGTCACTATGCCGTGTCCTATGACCAGACAGTGTTCCCGGAGCCCCATGCCTTCCTGCCAGAGCGCTGGCTCCGTGGGGGCCGGGGGGAAGATAAGAAGAACCAGCACCCCTTCGGCTCAGTGCCCTTCGGTTTTGGGGTCCGGGCCTGCCTGGGCCGGAGGGTGGCCGAGCTGGAGATGTACCTCATCCTCTCAAGG tTGATAAAACACTATGAAATACGTGCAGATCCTGCCGGAGCCACAGTTAAGCCAATCACAAGAACCCTTCTTGTCCCTGCTACCCCAATCAACCTACAGTTTATTAATAGGACAGTCCAGTAG
- the LOC106586420 gene encoding sterol 26-hydroxylase, mitochondrial isoform X1, whose protein sequence is MFSRSLLQIGLRVCTQENRNGIKRVTPTLTYISDRRRDASTTTTIVRDNNKQKTIDDLDGPSFLRSLYWLFGKGYFQTTHQMQIEHSKIYGPLWKSNYGPLVIVNVASAELIEQVLRQEGRHPTRTDMPHWRSYRELRNHAYGPLTEMGAQWQRIRSILNPRMLKPKHVSAYTNAINDVVTDFIDKVAWLRETKGEGVMVNDLAGELYKFAFEGICSVLFETRMGCLNEEVPEETQKFIVSVGEMFRLSPIIVLFPKSTWPYLPFWKHFVAVWDHLFKVAEEQVRQKMEEIQERVRLGQPVQGEYLTHLLVSEQMSVTEILGSITELLLAGVDTTSNTISWSLYHMALEPEIQEKLYQEVISVCPGDKVPTSDDIARMPWLKTVVRETLRMYPVVPGNARINVENEIVVGDHLFPKNTLFHLCHYAVSYDQTVFPEPHAFLPERWLRGGRGEDKKNQHPFGSVPFGFGVRACLGRRVAELEMYLILSRLIKHYEIRADPAGATVKPITRTLLVPATPINLQFINRTVQ, encoded by the exons ATGTTTAGCAGATCTTTATTACAGATCGGACTGCGTGTTTGTACACAGGAGAATAGGAACGGGATTAAAAGAGTGACACCGACGTTAACCTACATTAGTGACAGGCGGCGCGAtgcctctaccactaccactatcgtGAGGGATAACAATAAACAGAAAACTATAGATGATTTGGATGGGCCTAGTTTTCTGAGATCTTTATATTGGCTTTTCGGGAAAGGGTATtttcagacaacacatcaaatgCAA atTGAACACAGCAAGATCTATGGCCCTCTGTGGAAGTCAAATTACGGGCCCTTGGTGATAGTGAACGTGGCCAGTGCTGAGCTGATTGAGCAGGTGTTGAGACAGGAGGGCCGCCATCCCACCCGCACGGACATGCCCCACTGGAGGAGTTACCGCGAGCTGAGGAACCACGCCTATGGGCCCCTCACAGA GATGGGTGCTCAGTGGCAGCGGATCAGGAGTATCCTGAACCCGCGGATGCTGAAGCCCAAGCATGTCTCAGCCTACACCAACGCCATCAATGACGTGGTTACAGACTTCATAGACAAGGTGGCATGGCTCAGGGAGACCAAGGGAGAAGGGGTCATGGTGAACGACCTGGCTGGAGAACTCTACAAGTTCGCCTTTGAAG GGATCTGTTCTGTGCTGTTTGAGACCCGTATGGGCTGTCTGAATGAGGAGGTTCCTGAAGAGACCCAGAAGTTCATTGTTTCAGTAGGAGAGATGTTTCGCCTCTCCCCCATCATCGTTCTCTTCCCCAAGTCCACCTGGCCATACCTCCCCTTCTGGAAACATTTTGTGGCTGTCTGGGATCACCTCTTCAAAGTTG CAGAGGAGCAGGTGCGTCAGAAGATGGAGGAGATCCAGGAGAGGGTGCGCCTGGGCCAGCCGGTGCAGGGAGAGTACCTCACACACCTCCTTGTCAGCGAACAGATGTCTGTCACTGAGATACTGGGCTCCATCACTGAGCTACTGCTGGCTGGGGTcgacacg ACGTCCAACACCATCTCGTGGTCTCTGTACCACATGGCCCTGGAGCCAGAGATCCAGGAGAAGCTGTACCAGGAAGTGATCAGTGTCTGCCCGGGGGACAAGGTGCCTACCAGTGATGACATTGCCAGAATGCCCTGGCTTAAGACAGTTGTCAGGGAGACACTACG GATGTACCCAGTAGTACCAGGAAATGCCCGCATCAATGTGGAAAATGAGATAGTTGTGGGGGACCACCTCTTCCCCAAAAAT ACCCTGTTCCACCTGTGTCACTATGCCGTGTCCTATGACCAGACAGTGTTCCCGGAGCCCCATGCCTTCCTGCCAGAGCGCTGGCTCCGTGGGGGCCGGGGGGAAGATAAGAAGAACCAGCACCCCTTCGGCTCAGTGCCCTTCGGTTTTGGGGTCCGGGCCTGCCTGGGCCGGAGGGTGGCCGAGCTGGAGATGTACCTCATCCTCTCAAGG tTGATAAAACACTATGAAATACGTGCAGATCCTGCCGGAGCCACAGTTAAGCCAATCACAAGAACCCTTCTTGTCCCTGCTACCCCAATCAACCTACAGTTTATTAATAGGACAGTCCAGTAG